The following are from one region of the Ornithorhynchus anatinus isolate Pmale09 chromosome X1, mOrnAna1.pri.v4, whole genome shotgun sequence genome:
- the CPNE9 gene encoding copine-9 isoform X2: MASPGAFDRSVPATKIEITVSCRNLLDLDTFSKSDPVVVLFAQSRASQEWREFGRTEVIDNTLNPDFVRKFVLDYFFEEKQNLRFDVYNVDSKTNISKPDFLGQAFLALGEVIGGQGSRVERPLTGIPGKKCGTILLTAEELSNCRDIATMQLCANKLDKKDFFGKSDPFLVFYRSNEDGTFTICHKTEVVKNTLNPVWQPFQIPVRALCNGDYDRTVKIDVYDWDRDGSHDFIGEFTTSYRELTRAQSQFTVYEVLNPRKKCKKKKYINSGTVTLLSFTVDSEFTFVDYIKGGTQLNFTVAIDFTASNGNPLQPTSLHYMSPYQLSAYAMALKAVGEIIQDYDSDKLFPAYGFGAKLPPEGRISHQFPLNNDSENPNCEGIEGVLESYFQSLRTVQLYGPTYFAPVINQVARAAAQVSDGSQYYVLLIITDGVISDMTQTKEAIVSASSLPMSIIIVGVGPAMFEAMEELDGDDVRVSSRGRYAERDIVQFVPFRDYIDRSGNQVLSMARLAKDVLAEIPEQLLSYMRSRDIKPRPAPVSGPSSAPLKP, encoded by the exons ATGGCGTCGCCGGGAGCTTTCGACCGCAGCGTCCCGGCCACCAAGATCGAGATAACCGTGTCCTGTCG gaACCTGCTGGATCTCGATACCTTTTCCAAATCCGATCCCG TGGTGGTGCTGTTCGCGCAGAGCAGGGCCAGCCAGGAGTGGAGGGAG TTCGGCCGGACGGAGGTCATCGACAACACGCTGAACCCGGACTTCGTGCGCAAATTCGTTCTGGATTACTTCTTTGAAGAGAAGCAGAACCTACGCTTCGATGT GTACAATGTGGATTCTAAAACCAACATCTCCAAACCG GACTTCCTTGGGCAGGCGTTCCTGGCCCTGGGCGAGGTGATCGGAGGGCAGGGCAGCCGCGTGGAGCGGCCCCTCAC GGGCATTCCAGGAAAGAAATGTGGAACAATCCTCCTAACCGCTGAGGAGCTCAGCAATTGCCGG GATATTGCTACGATGCAGCTCTGTGCTAACAAACTGGACAAGAAGGATTTCTTTGGGAAGTCGGACCCCTTCCTCGTCTTCTATCGGAGCAATGAGGATGGCAC gttcaCCATTTGTCACAAGACCGAAGTGGTAAAGAACACACTGAACCCCGTGTGGCAGCCCTTCCAGATTCCCGTCCGGGCACTCTGCAATGGTGACTATGACAG GACCGTGAAGATAGACGTGTATGACTGGGACCGAGATGGGAG TCATGACTTCATCGGAGAGTTCACGACCAGTTACCGGGAGCTGACCCGAGCCCAGAGCCAATTTACAGTGTATGAG GTTCTTAACCCTCGGAAGAAATGTAAGAAGAAGAAATATATCAATTCAGGAACG GTGACACTGCTCTCTTTCACTGTGGACTCCGAGTTCACCTTCGTAGATTACATCAAGGGCGG GACCCAGCTGAACTTCACAGTGGCCATAGACTTCACAGCCTCCAATG GGAATCCCCTGCAGCCCACCTCCCTGCACTACATGAGCCCGTACCAACTCAGTGCCTATGCCATGGCACTCAAGGCCGTCGGGGAGATCATCCAGGACTATGACAGCGACAAGCTCTTCCCGGCCTATGGTTTTGGAGCCAAGCTGCCCCCCGAGGGCCGGATTTCCCATCAGTTCCCGCTG AACAATGATTCCGAGAATCCCAATTGCGAAGGCATCGAGGGGGTCCTGGAGAGCTACTTCCAGAGCCTGCGGACTGTTCAGCTCTATGGCCCCACCTACTTCGCCCCAGTCATCAACCAGGTGGCCCg GGCAGCCGCGCAGGTCTCGGACGGGTCCCAGTACTACGTGCTCCTCATCATCACGGATGGGGTCATCTCAGACATGACGCAGACCAAGGAGGCCATTGTCAGT GCTTCCTCACTGCCCATGTCCATCATCATTGTGGGAGTGGGGCCTGCTATGTTTGAAG CGATGGAAGAGTTAGATGGGGATGATGTGCGGGTGTCCTCCCGTGGCCGCTATGCGGAAAGGGACATCGTGCAG TTTGTCCCTTTTCGTGACTACATAGACCGTTCTGGGAACCAAGTGCTGAGCATGGCCCGGCTGGCCAAAGATGTGCTGGCTGAGATCCCTGAGCAGCTGCTGTCCTACATGCGCAGCCGGGACATCAAGCCAAGGCCTGCCCCGGTCtctggccccagctctgcccccctgAAGCCTTga
- the CPNE9 gene encoding copine-9 isoform X1, producing MASPGAFDRSVPATKIEITVSCRNLLDLDTFSKSDPVVVLFAQSRASQEWREFGRTEVIDNTLNPDFVRKFVLDYFFEEKQNLRFDVYNVDSKTNISKPKDFLGQAFLALGEVIGGQGSRVERPLTGIPGKKCGTILLTAEELSNCRDIATMQLCANKLDKKDFFGKSDPFLVFYRSNEDGTFTICHKTEVVKNTLNPVWQPFQIPVRALCNGDYDRTVKIDVYDWDRDGSHDFIGEFTTSYRELTRAQSQFTVYEVLNPRKKCKKKKYINSGTVTLLSFTVDSEFTFVDYIKGGTQLNFTVAIDFTASNGNPLQPTSLHYMSPYQLSAYAMALKAVGEIIQDYDSDKLFPAYGFGAKLPPEGRISHQFPLNNDSENPNCEGIEGVLESYFQSLRTVQLYGPTYFAPVINQVARAAAQVSDGSQYYVLLIITDGVISDMTQTKEAIVSASSLPMSIIIVGVGPAMFEAMEELDGDDVRVSSRGRYAERDIVQFVPFRDYIDRSGNQVLSMARLAKDVLAEIPEQLLSYMRSRDIKPRPAPVSGPSSAPLKP from the exons ATGGCGTCGCCGGGAGCTTTCGACCGCAGCGTCCCGGCCACCAAGATCGAGATAACCGTGTCCTGTCG gaACCTGCTGGATCTCGATACCTTTTCCAAATCCGATCCCG TGGTGGTGCTGTTCGCGCAGAGCAGGGCCAGCCAGGAGTGGAGGGAG TTCGGCCGGACGGAGGTCATCGACAACACGCTGAACCCGGACTTCGTGCGCAAATTCGTTCTGGATTACTTCTTTGAAGAGAAGCAGAACCTACGCTTCGATGT GTACAATGTGGATTCTAAAACCAACATCTCCAAACCG AAG GACTTCCTTGGGCAGGCGTTCCTGGCCCTGGGCGAGGTGATCGGAGGGCAGGGCAGCCGCGTGGAGCGGCCCCTCAC GGGCATTCCAGGAAAGAAATGTGGAACAATCCTCCTAACCGCTGAGGAGCTCAGCAATTGCCGG GATATTGCTACGATGCAGCTCTGTGCTAACAAACTGGACAAGAAGGATTTCTTTGGGAAGTCGGACCCCTTCCTCGTCTTCTATCGGAGCAATGAGGATGGCAC gttcaCCATTTGTCACAAGACCGAAGTGGTAAAGAACACACTGAACCCCGTGTGGCAGCCCTTCCAGATTCCCGTCCGGGCACTCTGCAATGGTGACTATGACAG GACCGTGAAGATAGACGTGTATGACTGGGACCGAGATGGGAG TCATGACTTCATCGGAGAGTTCACGACCAGTTACCGGGAGCTGACCCGAGCCCAGAGCCAATTTACAGTGTATGAG GTTCTTAACCCTCGGAAGAAATGTAAGAAGAAGAAATATATCAATTCAGGAACG GTGACACTGCTCTCTTTCACTGTGGACTCCGAGTTCACCTTCGTAGATTACATCAAGGGCGG GACCCAGCTGAACTTCACAGTGGCCATAGACTTCACAGCCTCCAATG GGAATCCCCTGCAGCCCACCTCCCTGCACTACATGAGCCCGTACCAACTCAGTGCCTATGCCATGGCACTCAAGGCCGTCGGGGAGATCATCCAGGACTATGACAGCGACAAGCTCTTCCCGGCCTATGGTTTTGGAGCCAAGCTGCCCCCCGAGGGCCGGATTTCCCATCAGTTCCCGCTG AACAATGATTCCGAGAATCCCAATTGCGAAGGCATCGAGGGGGTCCTGGAGAGCTACTTCCAGAGCCTGCGGACTGTTCAGCTCTATGGCCCCACCTACTTCGCCCCAGTCATCAACCAGGTGGCCCg GGCAGCCGCGCAGGTCTCGGACGGGTCCCAGTACTACGTGCTCCTCATCATCACGGATGGGGTCATCTCAGACATGACGCAGACCAAGGAGGCCATTGTCAGT GCTTCCTCACTGCCCATGTCCATCATCATTGTGGGAGTGGGGCCTGCTATGTTTGAAG CGATGGAAGAGTTAGATGGGGATGATGTGCGGGTGTCCTCCCGTGGCCGCTATGCGGAAAGGGACATCGTGCAG TTTGTCCCTTTTCGTGACTACATAGACCGTTCTGGGAACCAAGTGCTGAGCATGGCCCGGCTGGCCAAAGATGTGCTGGCTGAGATCCCTGAGCAGCTGCTGTCCTACATGCGCAGCCGGGACATCAAGCCAAGGCCTGCCCCGGTCtctggccccagctctgcccccctgAAGCCTTga
- the LOC120638050 gene encoding translation initiation factor IF-2-like translates to MESPGPRGSERALELGLPRSGPPASRCPLALSTPALGWGAPPVFGTPGVFCRSGGRPLAGLPATPPAAGAGPSAPPPGPALSGPPEAPGRAAAAGTIEAPGRQRGSGGGRAKAPGGGDGCWNDGGKGPKEERREAGRQAGRQAGGQPDRLEGAPRGTRPASNFSSVFLSAYYRAGRNSLKTTTICCIVGASNVGSGDEEARPVVELAENRLGESGSLCLASRRRFITLCLLQEDCGRRVNRCFVERLKALPNSIGLNSFMSVDKQKANGHLVFSSFFC, encoded by the exons ATGGAGAGTCCGGGGCCCCGTGGCTCTGAGCGGGCTCTGGAGCTCGGGCTTCCCCGGTCGGGGCCCCCAGCCTCCCGCTGCCCACTCGCTCTCTCGACGCCGGCCCTGGGATGGGGCGCTCCTCCGGTCTTCGGGACTCCCGGCGTTTTCTGCAGGTCCGGCGGCCGCCCCCTCGCCGGGCTTCCGGCGACTCCGCCCGCTGCAGGGGCCGGGCCGTCGgctccccccccgggccccgcgctcTCCGGTCCCCCCGAGGCCCCgggccgcgccgccgccgccggaacAATAGAGGCTCCTGGGAGGCAgcgcggcagcggcggcggccgcGCCAA ggccccggggggcggggacggctgCTGGAACGACGGAGGGAAGGGgccaaaggaagagaggagggaggcaggcaggcaggcaggcaggcaggcaggcggccAGCCGGACCGCTTGGAAG gagccccgcgtggaacaagGCCGGCGTCCAACTTCTCTTccgtcttcctcagtgcttactacagggccggGCGTAACAGCTTAAAGACCACAACG ATCTGCTGCATCGTTGGTGCATCCAACGTGGGCTCCGGAGACGAGGAGGCGCGTCCAGTCGTCGAGCTGGCTGAAAATCGTCTCGGTGAGAGCGGGTCACTCTGCTTGGCTTCTCGGCGTAGGTTCATTACGttatgtctcctccaggaggactgtGGACGTCGAGTCAATCGCTGTTTTGTTGAGCGATTGAAAGCTCTGCCGAATTCCATCGGATTGAACAGTTTCATGTCAGTCGATAAACAGAAAGCCAACGGGCATTTGGTATTCTCGTCATTTTTCTGTTAG